GACATCCAACTCAGTTACAAAAGTAGAAGGTAATGACAGGCTGACTGATTTTCGCATCATCACTTTCTACACACTCACGTCAGGGGTGAGCACAGAGTAGCTGGGTGGCGGCTTTTCCACAGACACAGGCAGACTGAAGGAGCCGGTGCGTAGTCGGCCATGCTGCATCAGAGGGATCCActgcaggcagacagagagacacgcGATCGCTCAATGATGGCAAGACAACAGAAGGCGCGATCAAACAAGCAAGTGTGTGGGTGGAAGGAGTGTACTCACAGTGTAGCCCACAGGAGTCTCCAGAGGGGTGTTCTGTTTGGTTTGGCAGCTGATGTGGTAGAAGGTGAACAGTAGATGGTGGTTGTCTGTCAGGTTGGCAGGAATCTTCATCTTTATCTCCTCATAGAACTCAGGAGATCTGTGACCAAGAGGTAAACACAATGTTAAAAGCAAGTTGGACAGACTCCAGTGCAGTGAAGGTCAAAGGATGACGGGGCCTTACTTGTTATGGTAGATTATGGGAGTGTACGCCTCCTGCATGAACTCTGAACAACTGGACTTCCCGAAGATGACCTAGTCAAATAGAACAGTGTACACTTAGTTGCTCCTTGACAAATAGGGGGAAGTTATTTGACACAAGTATCCTTATGGATGAACTATTTTAAAGTTTCCCTCTAGAGATGTGTTTAACCCAGGGCTGAAAATACAGATTATTTTCAAGATGGAGTTTAACGccgaaaatgttttcaattaacTGATAATCATTAAGGCAATGAAACTCTGAAAAATGGCCATTACAATTTCACAGAGCAaagcatatttgttttgttcatttttgttttgttcaaccGAAAGAATAAATAGCAAAGAAAAATATTGAGTTCCGAATTACATCTGAATGATATAAAACCAGGAAATCCTCTCATGAGGTTGGAATCAGAGAACAATATTATCGTTCCACTATTTCATCCTGAAAATATGACTGAAATTATTCATAAAAttgattcaaaataaatcaaaattgCTAATTATTTTTTATCGACTGATCGTTTAAAACTTTGTTCAGACCTTAAATTTGAATACTCATATGGTTTAGTTTTCCGGCACAAACAGGATTTCTtcaaaaaaattataaatattgttcTTTCTCAAAAACTATTGGACAGAAAGCCTTCTAATTTAAGACTGCCTTTACATGATTCCACATAGTGAATGTCAAACATCCAATCAGGTTGCAATAAACAATGTTACTTTAAGCCAGTAATGCTTATTGTGAATCAACCATTTGAtattcaataaacaaaaaagatcACTAAGTTTTCCTTCCCTTTGAGCTCAAACATAAGCCCCTTTGATGAGGCTTACTCTTCCAAGAAAACCTCATATACTATTACACTGCCGCAAGCTGCCCTTTGTGAGTTTCATTATACTGAGTGTGACTCACCTGCAGAGCTTGACTTGGGTCCTCTGCGGCCATGAACTGAACCTTCACAGCGATGTTTCTCACTGAGCCCTGACGACTGCTGAAGTTCAGACTTTGTGGGTAAACATAGAGGAGATTCCTGAAaggcaaaataataaaaaggcagaAGATGAACAAGATAACAAGGACAGCATTTAATAAAACTACTGCAAATGAATGAAGGAGTTAAGGGTAAGTGGTTGATTGGCATCAAAAGACAATCATAAAAAAACGTAGAATGTAGTTTCACACGCCAGCTGGATCTTGTTACGTTGTCTGATTCTGTTTCAATCATTCCTAAAAACTTACAAAagcatttattagaaaataaaaagataagatTGTCATGTGTGCACACATGGGGAAAGTGTGACCCTGTATTGGCTAAATGACAGTCACCATAACTAGTGTCCAAGGCAAACAGTAGAGGTAacatttgttcatattttatccAAACAGCAGAGTGTATTCACTTGTCAAGGACAATGACACACCACAAAATCACataactttaaaataacttcacacacacaacgcTGACTGCGATTATACACATATCAAACAAAAGGAAACCATATTCAAAGTTATGTATTGCACATGTGGTGGGACGTGAACGACTACATCAGTCTCTCAGGGGTTAAAGCAGGCAGGGTCACTGAGACTAAGGCCACAGACAAGACCCGGGATCAAACCACAGCTGAGCTAATGTTTCACTATGGTATTGCATGTAGACATACAATATAAGGCACACTGACCACCCTCCAAACTCATCATCTACTGGGGATCCTGATGATGCCAACACCTGCGACAAAGAAGTGCGGATTTTCTAGCTTTCCTTCATCGTTCTCAAGATTTTACAACAAGCAAGCGCTCTCCTTAACTGTCTGCAGCAGTGAAAGACAATATAGATAGACCACGGTGATTTTGTAACTGCTGTCATGAAGATTATCTCGGGTCTGTGCCTGCTATTTTTGGCCGGGGGTTTGAGAGCAGTCCATGCAGCTCCTTTCAGCAGGACAAGCAAGGTGGAGAACAAGGCTGCGCCGCAGGAAGACGTCAACGTGCTCATGTTTGGCGTCATACAGTTCAGCGAATCGCTCAACTATGTTTATGAAACCACAGAGGCGAAGATAGTTAAAATCAGACAGACTTTAAGGAGCCATGAGGGGACTCTAGAAAAACTGGAGAGGCAGACTGAGCAGGCTGCGGAGGTGGAGAAACAGATAAAAGCCGCCATAGAGTTGCTACAGGTAAGAAAACAccaaaatatgtaaacaacCGATTCCTCGGGTGCTGCTGAACGAGTTATTGCAGCAGAGATAATCACTGAGAACAACAATCAAACTGTAGATCTAACATGCAGGAGTGGAGGGATAGACACAATAAGTAGAGAATGTAAAATCCCTGACAGATTAAAGAGAAAAGACATGTCAAATAGACATAACATGGCAGATCTATACTACGTCTACAAAAGCATTAATGCAGCTGCTCTTACTTACTGTAGGCATCCTActcttttccttctttaaaaCCCTTCCTGTAAATTAATCAATGTAACTCTTTCATCTGAGAGTGAGGGTGTCATTAGAGAGCTGTGTGTCCCAGCACAGAGCAGGCAGCTGCCAGCTGCACTGGGATGGTAGTTTGGGGAACAGATAATATGTGCACATGCTCTATTGACAGGCCCAGATGGCCAAGCAACAGGCTCAGACCAAGTTGACTAAAGACTGGCTGGCCAGCGTGGAGCAGGAAGAAGTGGAGCTCAAAACAAAAGTGAAGAAGCTGGAGATGTATCTCAACACCAACATCAAAGAGCTGCAGGTAACAGAGAGCTGCAAATGTAGAGACACCCTCTGGGCTGCACGATTATGGACAAAATGATGATGAGATTATTTCGGATCAAGATTGagattatgattattttaaaaaaggacaaaactTGTATCACACTTTCACATTCAACAACCTGCTAAtgtttaactcttttttttatcaatataaGCCCTACAAATgcgttattattttattgttggaAGCCAAAAccaggaaacattttcaaatcatgTTGCAGCCTTACTTCACATTAACCAGGCCGTACTTGCTTTTGGTAATGTAAAAGCACAGTGCGACTAGAATTAGTTAAACACCAGTCACTGATTTGTTAATAAATAAGTTACTTTAACTATATTCCTGTTTTtagaggagagcagaggagcaATCCAACACCTTGAAAGGTTTACAGCATTTGACCCAGTTTCAGAAACAGAACATCGAGACTCAGAATGAGCAGCTCTCCAAACTGCAGAGGATGGTCAGTCACTTGTTAAGTATTTTTGAACgtttgttgtttatatttgattaaatatgtttcattttctGCTTTCAGACTGAAGCTATGACATAGACCTTTACTTTCACCACTGAAGTCTCCCAGTCTACACCGCACTCCCTTCCAAGCCTACAGTGTGTGCTATAGATCTACTGCCATGCTAGAAAAGATTTTGTTAGTCCTCTTATGATTATGTGCTTGTTGTCGCAgctctctgtttgtgttctctTTGATGCACTAgttaactttgtttttaaacggAGCCTATCAAAtaaagttttttaaattattggaTAAGATGTGCGTGTATTGCAGAAGAACTCAAGTCTGGACAAATCAATACCTAGACAAACACATTGATTCATGCATGTAATGAAGGGGTGAAAGTATATTTGTTCTGTGGGTCAACTTACATaatatttgtgtaaatgtgtgtgtgtgtgtgtgtgttttaggtgaACACACTCACCTGTAGTTTGTGTGAGGAGTGTAAACAGAGCGAGCAGGGAACTCCAACACCTCTTTGGTCGGGCGCACACGCAGGTCGGGGTAAGGCTTCACATGCAGCAACTCCGGTGACAGACAGTAGTGAGGCGAGTCCGGAGCCGGGGAGATGTCGATCTTCAACTGGGCTGAGGGACAAAAGATAGGAGACTGTTTATCACGAAACACCCGTAAACCCTTCTACATTCATTCACACGATGGCGTATGCTCCTGTTTACCTGTCACAGGCCTCAGTCGTCGCAGGACAGAGGACGGTCTGCGCATATCAGCCAGATACTTGTAGAGGTCTTCATCACTCAGTCTGTCCCCCTCCTTTATGTTCACAAACAGGAGCAGAGTGTGTATTGGGATGAAATAAATCTCAGTATTATATAGTTATAATAGCTTCACTACAATGTCaactactactagtactactactacttacaTTGTAGGTTCATTGCAATTTCTAATGTATATTTTATCTTAACTCACTAATACAATGGAAAAATAGTTACGCAACCACAAAACCAAGGATTTCACTGGAAAACcaataacaatttaaaaatgattgccagaatttcttcattttacaaTTCTTTCTATGGTAAAAAGCTGTGTTATCCCCCTTAAATGGTATAATGGCAAGTGCCCAGTCTTTTTGAAAGGCATCCATCTTTGAGTGGTCTGTTGTCAAACAAGATGCAGGTAAAATGTAACAGATTATTGGTAACTGTTAGCTCCTCAACTTGTTCTCATTAAGAGTGACAATACTCTTTACTGATAAAAACATGAGTAATTTGGCTCCATTAAATCATAAACCACAGTCGGGATTACTGTAAAAAGATGAACAACTAAATGAGTCTGACCTGTTTGAAGAAGTTGGTGACGGTCAATGTTGCTGGACGGAAAGTGGCAAAGTTACACATGTCGTCCCCAACACTCATCCGCTCtaatccctttttctttctgtcattcCATGTTCCAAGGCCTTTTCGCTCTGGCAGGAAGAAACAACATCACATTAGAGAGGTATGTGCATGAATGTTACTGATACAGTGCTTTGTCACTGTAAAATGAATGCTCTGTGTTAGTCCGTGCATGTtagaacattttgtaaaaaactAAGATGTGTTTTATGTACCAGAGTCGGAGTCAGGGTCCGAACGATCCAGACCCCCCACACTGCTGACGATGTTGAGCAGGTGAATGGCCGTCCAGGCGAAAGGCATGCGGAAACGGCCGAGACGACTACATGACTGATCTGCCTGCAGACGCAGCTTCTCTAGCTTCTCCTTGTGCTGAGCAGACAAAATATgagaacaaaaaacatgaaaagatGTGCTGAAAATAACTGCAGTGGCCAACTTGGCCTGCCAAAATGGATGGTAAATATTGCAGCTTTCCGGGCAGAATTGGGTAATGGTTTTGACTAGACAGTAAAATGGTCCCATGAGCGAGCTGGCCGCCGGCCCCGAGCATTGCAAcagtttaaaacacttttttggcTCCATTACCTTGGAGGAATCAGACTCTTTCATAACCATGTAGGGTTCACAGCATTCTCCAATGTCTCCTTGTTGAAGGACTTTCTCGAGCTGAAATACAAGAAGACTGTTTTTACACCAGAATCAAGATTTTGTAATCACACACTAATATTTGACCTAACATAAGTAGCATTTAAATGCCAAATGAAAGGCAAACAaggtaataaaatatatgttgtgCCATTAACATTAAGTCAGATTCTTGTACAATTAGGTTCTCTCAATACCTTAATGACCAAGAAGATATCAGCCGAAGGGTATGTGATGGAGAAAATGGCAGAACGGGCCAGTGTGGAAATGGCTATGTGAGGTGTGTGAGGTTTAAGCATCCCTTTCATCTGATCGGAGTTCAGGTCGAAGTAGAAATTCTCAGAGATCTGTTGGAGGGAATATCCAGATAAGCaggaaacagcagaaggagGGGCAAGAAAGAGGATAATGGAAATGAACGTCAAGGGATTTTAATTCAGTTTTGATAAAGAGATCTAAAAAGGCAAGACCACTTAGAGCTTTTTGAGACAAGGGAAATTCAATTAGGTAGGCATGAGCTCAGCATTACGTAAGTGGTTTTACAGAGTCAAAGTAATTGGAAGaataatgatcaaataaaaactgatctgctggaagaaaaaaaaataccttCTTCTTTTCCTTGACGTCATACAGGGCAATTGTTCCAAATATTGGCTCAATTTCTATTTCaaacctgaaaaacaaacacaatatagtTGGAGATCACGGGTATAATGACAATAGGATTTATTGTAATGATGATATCAGACCATATATTCTAACTGTTACTCACTTCAGAGAAAGACACTTAACCATGATCCTCTGGCCACAGTGTTCCTTGGGAACTTCAGGGACAGCGCATCGCTCTACTGCTTcatcctgtcacacacacacacaaaaagccaTGTACAATACACACACCGGCATGACATTTACACAGATGTCATGGCAACCTAGTGGCAGAGAGAGCTAAAGTGTGTACACAGATATAAAGGAGGAAGGATGGATCTAGAAAGAGGAGAACATTGAGTAGGGAGAAAAGCAAACAGTTCTGTACAAGCTGCTGGGTTTGTAGACATTATGGAAATCCAATAATGACACTGAGCTTTACAAATGGAGACTAAATCTACcaacatttccaaatgaattATGCTTGTTGCGGTAGTAATCTCTGAGATCATACcctattataatataaaatgcaCTGAGGAGTTTCTTGCTTCAATAGTCTGCATTTTTACCATCAACACTGATTGGAAATCCAAATAAAAGGGAAggtcatttttaatataaaccAGCGTTTATAAAGTATcttttgtatattatatattcacaATTTTTTGACAATAACATAGTTTTTACTGCCACAGAGGCAGATACAGATTGGTATAATTCGAACCTCATCGGGGGGCGGGTAAAGGCCCAGCAGGTCGCTGTGGCGCCCCTGCAGGCGGGCCTCAGTATTGCGGCGGTCCATGTCCTCTGCGGCTGCACGCTCCAGCACAGACGGCAGGATGGCGTCAGGGGAGGAATTCTTCAAGTCGAAAATACTGGAGGCCCAGCTTCCCCGAGGAGTCTCATCGAGGCTGACTGAACGCCGCTTTGCGTCATCCTGAAGCACACGGGAGGGAAACAAAGAGGTGagatcatgtgttttttttccccccttccaGGCAAATATGTCACCTAAGTGCTCATAGCATAAGAAGTGGAGCCCTCCTCCATAGAACAATATCCCACAGATCAGATAACCTTTCTACCCATTTAAATGACTCATGTGGTTACTGTGGAATGGATGATTGACAAGGTATTTCCATTTATCCATTACTCAATCTCCATATGATCAAATCGCTGAGCACAATACAACTCATACTGCCTTCCACATCATGAGACACCAGCTTTATTGGCTGGCTTTTCTCCACTCCGCTGCTACGACTAGTCAAGTAATG
The window above is part of the Eleginops maclovinus isolate JMC-PN-2008 ecotype Puerto Natales chromosome 16, JC_Emac_rtc_rv5, whole genome shotgun sequence genome. Proteins encoded here:
- the angptl8 gene encoding uncharacterized protein angptl8 isoform X1, producing MKIISGLCLLFLAGGLRAVHAAPFSRTSKVENKAAPQEDVNVLMFGVIQFSESLNYVYETTEAKIVKIRQTLRSHEGTLEKLERQTEQAAEVEKQIKAAIELLQAQMAKQQAQTKLTKDWLASVEQEEVELKTKVKKLEMYLNTNIKELQRRAEEQSNTLKGLQHLTQFQKQNIETQNEQLSKLQRMTEAMT
- the angptl8 gene encoding uncharacterized protein angptl8 isoform X2; amino-acid sequence: MKIISGLCLLFLAGGLRAVHAAPFSRTSKVENKAAPQEDVNVLMFGVIQFSESLNYVYETTEAKIVKIRQTLRSHEGTLEKLERQTEQAAEVEKQIKAAIELLQAQMAKQQAQTKLTKDWLASVEQEEVELKTKVKKLEMYLNTNIKELQTEAMT